A single genomic interval of Spinacia oleracea cultivar Varoflay chromosome 6, BTI_SOV_V1, whole genome shotgun sequence harbors:
- the LOC110800248 gene encoding uncharacterized protein: protein MAWLRDGDEKPALFHQSIRSRNMKNQIYSIHDMGGVWKENPTEVAGAFLDYYKQLLGSQHESRTPVLKQVVQLGPEPRHLVQMVFGSHFYKDSWHIVGDEVVAAVLDMLQHGKILNELNHTVITSIPKTKFPKDVSEFRLISCCNTLYKCITKVLRGRLRQVLPDLILENQGGFVNGRFIVHNIMVVQDLVRQYGRKGVKPSCLMKIDLQKAYDTVDWQFLQEMLEYLEFPQHFVDLVMQCVSTPMFSLMFNGSMHGFFNSKRGLRQGDPISPLLFGDYPSILLLLQAFKLFSNSSGLKANQKKSSIYCHGMSERDVQRVVDVSGFIRSLLPFKYLSVPICSKKISVSQCSHLVDKIMARIKVWSSKNLSYSARMQLINSVLLSLHIYWAQIYVLLKSVLQDLVKICRAFLWSGQAYSQKPSSIA, encoded by the exons ATGGCTTGGTTGAGAGATGGTGATGAAAAACCTGCCCTGTTTCATCAGAGTATCAGAAGTAGAAATATGAAAAATCAAATTTACAGTATTCATGATATGGGTGGTGTGTGGAAGGAAAATCCTACTGAGGTTGCTGGTGCATTTCTGGATTATTATAAGCAGTTATTGGGGAGTCAACATGAGTCTAGAACTCCAGTTTTAAAACAAGTGGTGCAGTTAGGCCCT GAGCCAAGGCACCTGGTCCAGATGGTTTTTGGTTCTCATTTCTACAAAGACTCATGGCATATTGTTGGAGATGAAGTTGTTGCTGCTGTTCTTGATATGCTGCAACATGGTAAAATTTTGAATGAGCTGAATCATACAGTCATTACTTCAATCCCTAAAACTAAGTTCCCTAAAGATGTGAGTGAATTTAGGCTTATCTCTTGCTGTAATACTCTATATAAGTGTATTACAAAGGTTTTGCGTGGGAGACTTAGACAAGTGCTGCCTGATCTCATTCTTGAAAACCAAGGTGGGTTTGTAAATGGTAGATTCATTGTTCATAACATCATGGTTGTTCAGGACTTGGTGAGACAGTATGGAAGGAAAGGAGTGAAGCCTAGTTGTCTCATGAAAATTGATTTGCAAAAAGCTTATGATACTGTTGATTGGCAGTTTCTTCAGGAAATGTTAGAATACTTGGAATTTCCTCAACATTTTGTGGATCTTGTCATGCAGTGTGTTTCCACCCCCATGTTCTCACTGATGTTTAATGgttccatgcatggtttctttaaTTCCAAGAGGGGGTTGAGGCAAGGTGATCCTATTTCTCCACTCTTATTT GGTGATTACCCTTCTATCTTGTTACTACTTCAAGCTTTTAAGCTTTTTTCTAATTCTTCTGGTCTCAAAGCTAACCAAAAGAAGTCCTCCATATATTGTCATGGTATGTCAGAAAGAGATGTTCAGAGGGTTGTAGATGTGTCTGGTTTTATCAGAAGTTTACTTCCTTTTAAGTATTTGAGTGTTCCAATATGTTCCAAAAAGATTTCAGTTTCTCAATGTAGTCATCTTGTGGATAAAATCATGGCCAGAATTAAGGTATGGAGCTCTAAGAATCTTTCCTATTCTGCAAGAATGCAGTTGATCAATTCTGTGCTGCTGAGTCTTCATATTTACTGGGCTCAGATTTATGTGCTTCTAAAGAGTGTGTTGCAAGACCTTGTTAAGATATGTAGGGCCTTTCTGTGGAGTGGACAAGCTTACAGTCAGAAACCTAGTAGTATTGCCTAG